A stretch of Shumkonia mesophila DNA encodes these proteins:
- a CDS encoding NnrS family protein — MAPAPGHPAASGDEKAPPAPGRRPLRRGFQAFPLFFPAAAVYAAVAVPIWVLEFLGWLPAWQPTPAGWHAHEMVFGYALAVVGGYLITKGSRGVILTAFGLWLAGRLAHFGPGLPAPVAIFVDLAYPAVLFGLAGLPFLRAAKSWRNALFGVIVAAFLLAQGLYHLGGAGLLAEGEERGLLLAIDLVILLLFAMGGRLIAATTSGALQRKGGHLTGAAQPSLERAGVLCLIAVALLDGIQWGLPVTAAFSALAGTVIVIRLVRWQAWKVIGVAEASVLHLGYAWLAAGLLVQAAGRAFDLMTPLTAAHGAMVGGLGVLSLAVMGRTAQQRLRRPLGVPPLLATAIGLMSLAVVLRVLASLAGPTVALLAGAAAAWSLAFVCFGVFLLRLLADRPETPPAV, encoded by the coding sequence ATGGCCCCTGCCCCCGGACACCCCGCCGCCTCAGGCGACGAAAAGGCGCCTCCGGCGCCCGGCCGCCGGCCACTTCGCCGCGGCTTCCAGGCCTTTCCCCTGTTCTTCCCGGCGGCGGCCGTCTATGCCGCCGTCGCGGTTCCCATTTGGGTGCTCGAATTCCTGGGATGGCTGCCCGCTTGGCAACCGACGCCGGCCGGCTGGCACGCCCACGAAATGGTCTTCGGCTATGCCCTGGCGGTGGTCGGCGGCTACCTGATCACCAAGGGGTCGCGGGGTGTCATCCTGACGGCGTTCGGCCTGTGGCTGGCCGGACGGCTCGCCCATTTCGGGCCAGGGCTGCCGGCGCCGGTGGCGATCTTCGTCGATCTAGCCTATCCGGCCGTGCTTTTCGGGTTGGCCGGCCTGCCGTTCCTGCGCGCCGCCAAGAGCTGGCGCAACGCCCTATTCGGCGTCATCGTCGCCGCCTTCCTGCTGGCCCAGGGTCTTTATCACCTGGGCGGCGCCGGTCTGCTGGCGGAAGGCGAGGAGCGCGGCCTGCTGCTGGCGATCGACCTCGTCATCCTCCTGCTCTTCGCCATGGGCGGCCGGCTGATCGCCGCCACCACGTCGGGCGCCCTGCAACGCAAGGGCGGCCACCTTACCGGCGCCGCCCAGCCGTCCCTGGAACGCGCGGGCGTCCTTTGCCTCATTGCCGTCGCCCTCCTGGACGGCATCCAATGGGGCCTTCCCGTCACCGCCGCATTCAGCGCGCTGGCCGGAACCGTCATCGTCATCCGCCTGGTCCGCTGGCAGGCCTGGAAGGTGATCGGCGTCGCCGAGGCATCGGTCCTTCACCTCGGGTACGCCTGGCTTGCCGCCGGTCTGCTGGTGCAGGCGGCCGGCCGGGCCTTCGACCTGATGACGCCGCTTACCGCCGCGCACGGCGCCATGGTCGGCGGCCTGGGCGTGCTGTCGCTCGCCGTGATGGGGCGTACCGCCCAGCAGCGCCTTCGCCGGCCGCTCGGCGTACCGCCGCTGCTGGCAACCGCCATCGGGCTGATGTCGCTCGCCGTCGTTCTGCGGGTGCTGGCCTCGCTGGCCGGGCCGACGGTCGCGCTGCTGGCTGGCGCGGCCGCGGCGTGGAGTCTGGCGTTCGTGTGCTTCGGCGTCTTCCTGCTGCGCCTACTGGCCGACCGTCCGGAAACGCCGCCGGCAGTGTGA
- a CDS encoding multicopper oxidase domain-containing protein has product MGLIERLLSRRRFLGAGLAVSGGAGALLLARAEAAAQTGHGHGAPAPAPARHGQGVAEHPHTAGNRTKGAVDAARNGFDPHAMLTDWETGTVSTLSDGRRLREFEIVAEDREIEIAPGVFFPAWTYNGRVPGPTLRATEGDVIRIRFINGGAHPHTLHFHGIHSARMDGIPGAGEAFPGEEFVYEFTARPFGCHLYHCHSFPLRRHLHKGLYGAFIVDPDPDRHPEHREAAKSRLLGTPENAVWQEMVMVMNGFDTNFDEENEVYAVNSIAFAFHEKPIRIARERPVRVYLVNLTEFDPVNSFHLHGNFFDYYDHGTTLTPSSRTIDTVMQCQAQRGILEFTFKDHEPGSYMFHAHQTEFAELGWMSRFEVA; this is encoded by the coding sequence ATGGGTCTGATCGAACGGCTGTTGTCGCGGCGCCGCTTTCTGGGCGCGGGGCTGGCGGTTTCGGGCGGCGCCGGCGCTTTGCTGTTGGCGCGCGCGGAAGCGGCGGCCCAGACCGGTCATGGCCATGGCGCTCCCGCGCCGGCCCCGGCCCGCCATGGGCAAGGCGTTGCCGAACATCCCCATACCGCCGGCAATCGCACGAAGGGCGCCGTCGATGCGGCGCGCAACGGCTTCGATCCCCACGCCATGCTGACCGACTGGGAGACGGGGACGGTCTCGACGCTTTCCGATGGCCGCAGGCTGCGCGAGTTCGAGATCGTCGCCGAGGATCGCGAGATCGAGATCGCGCCCGGCGTCTTCTTTCCGGCCTGGACCTACAACGGCCGGGTTCCCGGGCCGACGCTGCGGGCGACCGAGGGCGACGTCATCCGCATCCGTTTCATCAACGGCGGCGCCCATCCCCACACCCTTCATTTCCACGGCATCCATTCGGCCCGCATGGACGGAATCCCCGGGGCCGGCGAGGCCTTCCCCGGCGAGGAATTCGTCTACGAGTTCACGGCGCGGCCCTTCGGCTGCCATCTCTACCATTGCCATTCGTTTCCGCTGCGCCGCCACCTGCACAAGGGGCTCTATGGGGCCTTCATCGTCGATCCCGACCCCGATCGCCACCCGGAACATCGCGAAGCGGCGAAATCGCGTCTGCTCGGCACCCCCGAAAACGCCGTCTGGCAGGAGATGGTCATGGTGATGAACGGCTTCGACACCAACTTCGACGAGGAGAACGAGGTCTACGCCGTCAACTCCATCGCCTTCGCCTTTCACGAGAAGCCCATCCGCATCGCCCGCGAGCGGCCGGTGCGCGTCTATCTGGTCAACCTGACCGAGTTCGACCCCGTCAACTCCTTCCACCTGCACGGCAACTTCTTCGACTACTACGACCACGGCACGACGCTGACGCCCAGCTCGCGGACCATCGACACCGTCATGCAGTGCCAGGCGCAGCGCGGCATCCTGGAATTCACCTTCAAGGATCACGAGCCCGGCTCCTACATGTTCCACGCCCACCAGACCGAGTTCGCCGAACTCGGCTGGATGAGCCGCTTCGAGGTGGCGTGA
- a CDS encoding TylF/MycF/NovP-related O-methyltransferase — protein sequence MPRILDALSRRLDNALLPPRAREVRRRHLTYLTPRKLRALDATLRHVCRTGVEGDFLEFGVALGGSGIMIASRADDRRAFHGYDVFGMIPPPGPEDGPRAHRRYSEIRSGRSGGLGDDPYYGYVEDLYSRVCRTFSDFGLPVDGRRVILHRGRFEETLKADDRRPVAFAHIDCDWHDPVSFCLRAIGPRLAPGACVVLDDYNDYGGCRKAVDAFLAERDDLRLLSQAPSAILERRADA from the coding sequence ATGCCACGGATACTCGATGCCCTTTCCCGGCGCCTGGACAACGCCCTTCTGCCGCCCCGCGCCCGCGAGGTGCGCCGACGCCACCTGACCTATCTCACGCCACGCAAGCTGCGGGCGCTGGATGCCACCCTTCGGCATGTGTGCCGGACCGGCGTCGAGGGCGATTTCCTGGAATTCGGCGTGGCGCTCGGCGGCTCGGGCATCATGATCGCGTCTCGCGCCGACGACCGGCGCGCCTTCCATGGCTACGACGTCTTCGGCATGATTCCGCCGCCGGGACCGGAGGACGGCCCGCGGGCGCATCGCCGGTATAGCGAAATCCGCTCGGGCCGCTCCGGCGGCCTCGGCGACGATCCCTATTACGGCTATGTCGAGGACCTTTACAGCCGGGTCTGCCGCACGTTCTCCGACTTCGGGCTGCCGGTCGACGGCCGGCGCGTCATCCTTCATCGCGGCCGGTTCGAGGAAACGCTTAAGGCCGACGACCGCCGCCCGGTCGCCTTCGCCCACATCGACTGCGACTGGCATGACCCGGTGTCCTTCTGCCTGCGGGCGATCGGCCCCCGCCTGGCCCCCGGGGCCTGCGTCGTGCTTGACGACTACAACGACTATGGCGGCTGTCGCAAAGCGGTCGACGCCTTCCTGGCCGAACGCGACGACCTGCGCCTTCTTTCCCAGGCCCCGAGCGCCATTCTCGAACGGCGGGCGGACGCATAG
- a CDS encoding ZIP family metal transporter: MTAAWTRALLPLAVIVAIAAVFVTTRPLDFLSAGVPPAEELTVERATLDGQGLHLTVRSGAWEPLTVAQVQVDGAYWEFTLTPDAPLGRLAAARLDIPYPWTAGEPHIVKVVTSTGATFEHTIAVAATTPRQGAADFAVFAVVGLMVGVVPVATGMLFFPLLRRISRRGLDFVLALTIGLLAFLLIDTLEEGLEAAAKAATGLQAGLAVWLAAGATFLTLMWIGRRGGRRPEGRALAFYIALGIGLHNLGEGLAIGASFAIGETALASFLIVGFMLHNVTEGVGISAPLVGERPGWTLFAGLAAVAGLPAVAGTWVGAFAFAPHWAVLCFGIGAGAILQVIVEVGAFIGRRASAAGDGWLTGSGLAGFAAGLAVMYGTALLI, translated from the coding sequence ATGACCGCCGCCTGGACGCGCGCTCTGCTGCCGCTGGCGGTCATCGTGGCGATCGCCGCCGTCTTCGTCACCACGCGGCCGCTGGATTTCCTCTCGGCCGGGGTGCCGCCGGCCGAGGAACTGACCGTCGAGCGGGCGACGCTGGATGGCCAGGGCCTGCACCTGACGGTGCGCTCGGGGGCCTGGGAGCCGCTGACCGTCGCCCAGGTCCAGGTGGACGGCGCGTACTGGGAATTCACGCTCACTCCCGACGCCCCCCTCGGCCGGCTGGCCGCCGCCCGTCTCGACATCCCCTATCCGTGGACCGCCGGCGAGCCGCACATCGTCAAGGTGGTGACGTCGACGGGGGCGACCTTCGAGCACACTATCGCCGTGGCGGCGACGACGCCTCGCCAGGGCGCCGCCGACTTCGCCGTATTCGCCGTGGTCGGCCTGATGGTCGGCGTGGTGCCGGTGGCGACCGGCATGCTGTTCTTCCCGCTGCTCCGCCGGATTTCGCGCCGCGGGCTCGACTTCGTGCTGGCGCTGACCATCGGCCTGCTCGCCTTCCTGCTGATCGACACCTTGGAGGAGGGGCTGGAGGCGGCGGCGAAGGCGGCCACCGGCCTGCAGGCCGGACTGGCCGTCTGGCTGGCCGCGGGAGCGACCTTCCTTACCCTCATGTGGATCGGGCGGCGCGGCGGCCGGCGACCGGAAGGCCGCGCGCTGGCCTTCTACATCGCGCTCGGCATCGGCCTGCACAATCTGGGCGAGGGGCTGGCCATCGGGGCGTCCTTCGCCATTGGCGAAACCGCGCTCGCCTCGTTCCTGATCGTCGGCTTCATGCTGCACAACGTGACCGAAGGGGTCGGCATCTCGGCGCCGCTGGTCGGCGAGCGGCCGGGCTGGACGCTGTTCGCCGGCCTGGCTGCCGTCGCCGGCCTGCCGGCGGTGGCCGGCACCTGGGTGGGCGCTTTCGCCTTCGCCCCGCACTGGGCGGTGCTGTGCTTCGGCATCGGGGCGGGCGCCATTCTCCAGGTGATCGTCGAGGTCGGCGCCTTCATCGGCCGGCGGGCGTCGGCGGCGGGCGATGGCTGGCTGACCGGCAGCGGGCTCGCCGGTTTCGCCGCCGGCCTCGCCGTCATGTACGGAACGGCCCTGCTGATCTAG
- a CDS encoding LysE/ArgO family amino acid transporter, with the protein MTAAILHGIVLAFGLILPLGPQNTFVLAQGAGQPSLVRALPAVAAAGLCDTLLILVAVFGVSVAVLGVPWLRMGLVAGGVVFLVVVGVLLWRNGAGSAESGATGAFSARRQMAFAASVSLFNPHAILDTVGVIGPSSLAYGETERMAFTLACIGVSWGYFLFLAVLGRVVSNIRGVRGLLNRGSAVIMWGTAVYLASTLL; encoded by the coding sequence GTGACCGCAGCCATTCTCCACGGCATCGTGCTGGCGTTCGGCCTGATCCTGCCGCTCGGGCCGCAGAACACCTTCGTGCTCGCCCAGGGGGCCGGCCAGCCGTCGCTGGTGCGCGCCCTGCCGGCGGTGGCGGCGGCGGGGCTGTGCGACACCTTGCTGATCCTGGTGGCGGTGTTCGGCGTGTCGGTGGCGGTGCTGGGTGTGCCCTGGCTGCGCATGGGGCTGGTGGCGGGCGGTGTCGTCTTTCTCGTCGTCGTCGGCGTCCTGCTGTGGCGAAACGGCGCCGGCTCGGCGGAAAGCGGCGCCACCGGCGCCTTTTCGGCCCGCCGGCAGATGGCGTTCGCGGCCTCGGTATCGTTGTTCAATCCGCACGCCATCCTCGATACGGTGGGGGTCATCGGCCCCAGTTCGCTGGCCTATGGCGAGACCGAGCGCATGGCCTTCACGCTGGCCTGCATCGGCGTTTCCTGGGGCTATTTCCTGTTTCTCGCCGTTCTCGGGCGGGTGGTTTCCAACATCCGCGGGGTCAGGGGGCTGCTCAACCGCGGCAGCGCCGTCATCATGTGGGGAACCGCCGTCTACCTGGCTTCCACTTTGCTTTAG
- a CDS encoding MDR family oxidoreductase: MAIAEHFTALVLEEADGKVTAAVQELDEESLPEGEVTVAVAYSTVNYKDGMILGGIGRLVKTYPHIPGIDFAGTVESSTSPAFRPGDPVILTGWRVGEVRWGGYATRARVKADWLVPLPAGLSLRQSMAIGTAGLSAMLALMSLEEHGLSPYDEGEVLVTGAAGGVGSIAVALLSALGYRVAVATGRAEAHDYLRELGATVIVGRDELARGPQRPLETARWSGAIDNVGGVPLATVLAGLRPQGSCAAVGNAAGPAFPGSVLPFILRGVNLLGIDSAFCPLERRVAAWRRLASELPLDRLEWMTQSVPLAEVANRGADVLAGRVRGRTLVEVRA, encoded by the coding sequence ATGGCGATAGCGGAGCATTTCACCGCCCTGGTATTGGAAGAAGCGGACGGCAAGGTGACGGCCGCCGTCCAGGAACTCGACGAGGAGTCGCTGCCGGAAGGCGAGGTCACCGTCGCCGTCGCCTATTCCACCGTCAACTATAAGGATGGGATGATCCTGGGCGGCATCGGCCGCCTGGTGAAGACCTATCCCCATATTCCCGGAATCGATTTCGCGGGCACCGTCGAATCCTCGACCTCGCCGGCCTTCAGGCCGGGCGATCCGGTGATCCTCACCGGTTGGCGGGTCGGCGAGGTGCGCTGGGGCGGCTATGCGACGCGGGCGCGGGTCAAGGCCGACTGGCTGGTGCCGCTGCCGGCCGGCCTGTCGCTTCGCCAGAGCATGGCCATCGGCACCGCCGGGCTGTCGGCCATGCTGGCCCTGATGAGCCTGGAGGAACACGGACTCAGCCCCTACGACGAGGGCGAGGTGCTGGTCACCGGCGCCGCCGGCGGGGTGGGCAGCATCGCCGTCGCCCTGCTCTCGGCGCTCGGCTATCGGGTGGCGGTGGCGACCGGCCGGGCCGAGGCGCACGATTACCTGCGCGAGCTCGGCGCCACCGTCATCGTCGGGCGGGACGAGCTGGCCAGGGGGCCGCAACGGCCGCTCGAAACGGCGCGCTGGTCCGGCGCCATCGACAACGTCGGCGGCGTCCCGCTGGCCACCGTGCTGGCCGGCCTCCGACCGCAAGGCTCGTGTGCGGCGGTGGGCAATGCCGCCGGGCCGGCCTTCCCGGGATCGGTCCTTCCCTTCATCCTGCGCGGCGTCAACCTGCTCGGCATCGATTCGGCGTTCTGCCCGCTCGAGCGGCGGGTCGCCGCCTGGCGCCGCTTGGCCAGCGAACTACCGCTCGACCGGCTGGAGTGGATGACCCAGTCGGTGCCGCTGGCCGAGGTGGCGAACCGCGGGGCCGACGTTCTGGCCGGGCGCGTGCGCGGCCGCACGCTGGTCGAGGTCAGGGCCTGA
- the mntR gene encoding manganese-binding transcriptional regulator MntR: MTPATRKSTPARYDHVRTSHKNEMAEDYVELIAELIDSAGEARLVDIAGRLGVSHPTANKVIGRLQREGLVTSLPYRAIFLTDEGQALAAEARRRHRIVYDFLVSIGVSAETAELDAEGIEHHVSEETLSALEGMTRGR, from the coding sequence ATGACGCCAGCGACGCGCAAGAGCACCCCCGCCCGCTACGACCACGTCCGCACGTCCCACAAGAACGAGATGGCCGAGGACTACGTGGAACTGATCGCCGAGTTGATCGATTCGGCTGGCGAGGCCCGGCTGGTCGACATCGCCGGGCGGCTTGGCGTTTCCCATCCCACCGCCAACAAGGTGATCGGCCGCCTGCAGCGCGAGGGTCTGGTCACCAGCCTGCCCTATCGCGCCATCTTCCTGACCGACGAGGGCCAGGCCCTGGCTGCCGAAGCCAGGCGGCGCCACCGGATCGTCTACGACTTTCTGGTCTCCATCGGGGTGAGCGCCGAGACCGCCGAACTGGACGCCGAGGGCATCGAGCATCACGTCAGCGAGGAAACGCTTTCCGCCCTGGAGGGCATGACGCGCGGCCGCTAA